TATAAGCTGCCAGCaagaaggcgttttgcctcataagttttccggcaacgaatgatcaccacttttttaaatgtaaatattctcaatatgattgagatttttacaattttaggATGGCAAATGGCAtcagctatattgtttaactgttgcatgaggtaaaaatacccatgaaaatcgtaaCAGCTTAAACAGCTTAACAGCGTAGCAGCTTAAACAGCTTGTATTGTATATGTCTTTGCTTACCTATGGCATATTACCCCTCTTTTCTCTAAACGTAACAATatgtaggggaacagacggctttggcaggttttgttctattattgtcaggggggtttttcgaccgatttttttgaaatttggccacaatattctttgatatgcaaagaatgtttaggccaaatttgagcataatcagtcataaaaaaacccctgacaataatagaacaaaacctgccaaagccgtcattccccctatttttattttgtttgtaatttttattgaaCTATTAGATTTCCTTCGAGTAGCGCGgctttctttcttctcattcCATAGTTGAGTATGAACAAAGGCAGAAAACTTTCTATTTGCTGAAAACATGCTGCTGAAACAAAAAGCTTTCCCATTACCCTTGACCTAAcacaaaagtttttaaatttttacttcGCTTCTCAACATGCCTTCAACAACTTGTGCagatacagaaaaaaaaaactttccactCTTAAGAGTGGATCAATTTCCTGCTTAACCAGAAGATCCTGGAGCAAGTGCCTTCGCTGCCATTACTCCAGTAACGGATTATTAAACGTTTAACGGGCTGTAACTTACACTTCGGTGCACGCCTCGCCATGGAAGCTCATCGCAACGCGTGTCGAGCGATAAAAATGCAATCTAATGTTTATCCTTCTCGCAGTTTGAGAAGGGTGTAAAAACTGCTCTTGAAAAGGCACCACTAGCCACAGGAAGCCCCGggaaagctgaatcaacaatgCTTGACTTGGTTGCTTTCTGTGTCTAGAAACGATAACTTTTTTGGTATTTCATGTTATTGTATTTTACTACAGCTGGATGCATTTTGAACgaataaattcataaaataGTATTACAAAGAACAATATCGGCTTAATTTTAAATTGAGGCAGCGTAACTCAGAGCGATTGAAAGGCAGTGGCTCTATTATTATGACATCTGTGTTGCATGGATTTTAAACAAACAATGTTCAATCAATAATGTTGGATTTCTATGCCTTGCATCTAGAAGGAGGAAACCAACCTTACTTACTGCATTGTTGCATCCAAAATCGACATGGTAGCTATCTCCGTAAAATGGAGATAAACGAATTTATGCTTATATTAAGTCTAAAGTTATGCCTCTGTTGTCAAACTGATTAAGTTTATTTCCAAGCGCAAGAAAGGTCCCACTGCACCATAGGGTCGGTTGTCCCATCGTTTTGgagcataaaaataaattaaaagttTCTCCCCGAATGGCGTTGACTTTCTAACCTACCTCTTGACGATGTCGTTGTTCTCCTCGGACGCCCCGTTCCACTTGTCCGTCTCGGCGTCCATCTCGTTGGTGACCATCTTCATCTCCAGTCCGGTTTTGGCAATCTTTTCCTGCTCCTCCGAGTCGAGGCGCGTTGGCTTCAGGGGTTTCGATGTGGTTCCATGTTTCTGGTGGTGGCAAAAGGGAATATAATAAGTAGTTGATACACATTCATATTTTAATGGAAATGAAAGGAACATTGATTgattaaaatgagaaaaatgagATGTTTACCCCAGGTCTCGGAAGACTTAGATACTCGGTGGTTTTGTCGGCTTTGGTCGTTGTCTGCGCCAAGTCGATCACCTCCTTGGTGATGGTGGTCACGTCCGTCGACAGCCACTGCCACATGTCAACGAACACCTCGAGGTTATCTTTGGCGTGTTTGCTCTCCGGGTGCGACGTCAGAGCCCGGGCTGCGGTGATCACCTGCGGTCCGTAGATCCTCACGTTGATCTCCGTAAACTTGGCTTGCACCTGAAGCGTTTCCGTCAGCGCTATCTGTCGCAGCAGTTTGCAAACCTGTAACAAACCGAAAAGATAGTTTGTGCTCTAGCTCTGATTAGAACAATTTCATCTCGTGTAACAACCCACCTCCAGAATGTGATCGATATGCTCGTGAAACCGATCGGCGCACTCCTGTAGCCGGTCGATCTCCTGATTTAAGGCAATGTTCCTGAGCGAGTTGGCAATGTCGATGCCAGCCTTGATGATATGCGACAGCTCGGCCGACTGGTCCTGCGCCGTCAGGGTGAGCTGCGTCGTGAGGTCCTGGGCCGCCGTTAGGACGCTCTCGATGGCACCTTCGATGTCGTAGGATGCGTTCGGGTACTGTTCCATGCTGACGGCGATTCGCATCAGCTGGTTCAGTTCCAGCTTGGCACGGTCGCACAGCAGCAGAATGTTCTCCCGGTAGTCGTGACTCGTGTACGCCGAATCGGTAAAGTCCTGAGTCTTTTCACAAACCTTGTCGAGTGCGGCCAGTAGCTGCTCCCGGGTGTCGGAGGAAAATATTGAGATCCCTAGCTGTTGGGTCAGAAAGAAAGCGTAATCAAGTAATTCATTAACAAGCGCAACATGTGGAACATACTTCAGCTTTATTGTCATATTTGGGAAACTCGCGTTCCCTAGTACTATACTCTCTGGAatggccaatggaatttctgtCGCGATCGCGCTCGCTGTTCCGCCTCGTCAGCTCCCGCCGGTACTCGATGCCGGTTTCCTTGTCGCGGACGGCGGTCGGCGAGACGCAATCTTTGGCACCGAGTGGCGGCGGCCCAACGGCGGCCGTCATGGAAGAACTGGTTTTGCTGCCGGAACTGCGCCGCTCGTAGTCCGGACGGGACATCTCGATGAGCCGGGAAAAGTGCCGCAAGCAGGTGAAGGCCGTCGCCCGTTCCGAGTCCCATTCGGGGACCTGTTTGATGGAAGAGATAGAGTATCAGAAAAGGGTACTCTTGAACGGAGAGTGGATTCCAGAACTACTCACCTGTCGCAGCACGTTTCGTTCGCTTGCCGTCTCCAGAATGCCATCTTTCACCACGTAGTGAATCAAATCCATCGCTCTTCGCATCTGGCAGAAAACGGTGTCACGGTTTTCCTTGGAGTGAGGACACTCGGGATGCCTTATACACGTCTATAAGTAAAAAGAGAGAAAAGTTTCGTAAAAGCAGaaggcaaaagttttttttattgtgtgGGCAAATTGTGAATTGCAAAAATGGGCGGATTTATTCATCatataggggaaaccgccaaatgttgaacggctaattgtgtcgcctattgttgaactcccataagaaatgcacgtgcgttcaacaataggcgatgAAATtaaccgttcaacatttggcgaattataCCCTATATAATAgtcctgtttgtctgtccggtgactagccaaccagacgcagcacgcggggaaattctcacaaaaaaaatgaaatatttgacactttaattcttttttactatcagctgcagaaaacaaaaccagtgacaaccttagacaaccagacacagcatttgatgaaaaaaatcacagacaacagacgttgaaaattttgattttttttaatgcagaaAAATTCTAAAcactactgcgtccacaaataaactagttttaGATATTTGTTGTTGGTTCAAAATACAGTTTTTATTAGACGTTCTTattggacatcgctcaggatggagatctttcaagtcggcccacagtgtgcaaattcgagccaaaaaacggacgcaattcaaccacggtgtgtacattagagtgattcaaattttgactttttcgctcccctgtgcttaaacgattgtttttgttatttttatagtcCTCTCAAATTTtaagctgatttggatgtaatttgattgtgcacgtgccatttgaaggttatatgaaaattactatgagaattgccacttatgtataGGATCATTTCGTGAAGCAGCccggaatctatttgaatatatttaacgttTCGCTATCATAGAATAGgtcctaagctgaaagtcagttgttgttgcgaagcaatctgacttttgcgagcaaaattataaagaaaacaaaaatgctcattattgatattgatgttattcttttacgtgttaaattgaatttccacaattcagtatttccctaataacttttgttgccagtatcaaatcgtttagcaacaacgacgacattttcccttgttaaatttcctatatTGCTAACGTATTtatacatttttagagcttaatgggcaatgatggggaacggtttttcacaaaagttgctgttttcatagtaattttcatacaagcttcaaattgcttgtgctcagtcaaattacatccaaattaggtaaaaatttaggaattactaaaataattttcatagttattaattgatttgctctatctgattttaaaatttattttaactatAGGGGATATTTGGCAAAATCAAACACTATTCAATCCCCTAGGAAAAGTCACATTTCTTTGTCCAGATAATTTGccgattttcacaaaattttctcgagctttcaatttgtgtgttctaataaattgaaaaaaaaaggatcAACGTATAAGGGATATTGGACAAAATGAGACATTGAAGGGACCCTGCAAAAAAGGAATAGCCTTTTGATATGCCTACACTAGTCTTCAAGGATCTTAGTACATTTtcctaaaataaaaattgatttgatgttatacttttgaaaatattttaaaattataggGGGCATCAGACAAAAACAGACACTAAACAGATTCCAAGTGAATTGTCCGAGGATAACACTATTTCATCGTCCTGAATTCCATAACTGACAGTAACTCATTTGATGATCTCCTCGAATCTTAAATGTGTATCATCTGAAGCATTTTATAGGGGGTATtagacaaaatgagacacttatccgtgttcaaaaatatatgggaggcctattatgatatttccataacacaagtcaaagttttccctgtcttttcgattgatgtgaacatatgcattagcaaaatcgtctatttgtaggggaaattggacaaaataggacacttccagtattctaacggcaaaggggtcggcaccatcagattctttggatttttgtgattttttaaggTAATCTCCAGATATGCACACACCGTGGTTGAATTGCGTCCGTTTTTTGGCTCGAATTTGCACACTGtgcggccctttgcaccaccggagatgtacaggacccataagtaagtaaaagtaattaatatgcaaaatgaATTGTTTACGGTTCTTTGCCTatgtatattagagtggggcgaggttgtatggaaaaacacaAACTTCATGCAATCAAgagagatcaaggtttttctggaTCGTTTTTGGACCCCAATCAGCTGTGAAAATATGAGTTCGTTAGGTTgcgtcctcgctttccgcatcgcgtttgaaaattatatttggattaatatgggaaaacgtactttttaacatGTTTGACTTTGGCGGCCTCAATTTATCGTCATTCATGTCACTCAATACGGTAGTATATAGGGAAAATGTTCGGCGCTTCATCTCATagttcccatttccatcccatcaaaaacaaaacaatgaaagggaattcgatttgttttttattttgacgtaaactacgtctaaggggaagcctcagatacagggtgcaaaatgaaaatttccaaactggggaccgtcacgaaatcatgtaagatttcaaaccgtaatagcgtctttatctttcgatggattttcgacatttgcttatcaatcgattcggaaactctccagcaatttgccaattctggtgatactattgattatcaacgttaaactattgataatgttatttctttccaaaccgggtgaaaaattcaatcccgttcataaatccccaacacggacatcagattgcagtaatgtacgggccttttgattcactgcttcgttttccctgtgtataaaaagccccgtgtttcgcgtgcgcgcgtcattttcattctgcatgtcccggagaacggacgatttcgttcgcacgggagggctcgttgattgagatttatgagtcatgatgcggatgaaatttttcgtcaggtggtggtggcggtcgtggcaacagcactACATCTTTTCATCCGTGCTACCAACAGCATCGttgaatctggcaatcaacgtcgtgctgttgatgaggcacataagtggaaatcaatcggttcttttcaggaccactattatgtttgggaggaaggttaaattgaaataattttttgacgtcaactacgtctaaggggaagactcagatacagggtgtaaaacggaaatttccaaattcgagaccgtcgcgaaattgggatagatttcaaacactaatagcgtctttatctttcgatggatttttaatcacttactctgcagaagtcgaatgatggattgaatcttatgaatttttgcgttactgctgccgatttattgcaacaatctcatgaatttactctcagtcaaaccaaattcctccaatgaaaaattgaatgccctgaaaaggacagatttcagatcatgcggatttctaatcaccaacacaacagcaaccattcgatagtcagaatatcacaagagtatttcactcaaatgcagatgctggctctatggttctaccgctacactgcaacagattgccatcgttggattctctgtcgcaacgatcctgttacgagcgctacctacgccatcggtgggaacgaagagcgtgcgtcagaaggagaagctgcaaaaatgtatttgcatggatggaaattaaacctgaaacaagtagcagtctatctactaaaataataatcttgaggGAAAATTTCACTGGTTTTGATGTTattcatgcgaataaatttttgtagcgTCCCTGACGTACGGTCGTGATTCCGCCACCGACGGAAACTATCAGCCATCAGCGATTAATATGAACTTTAATCAAAATTCGTTTCGCTTCAAATTATGTcttaagagctgctttcactgatgacACTTCAGACGCAACCGTTGCAGAAATAAACACCACCATATCCGCCATCGTAGAGACACGCAAGAAAATTACATCCgagtgctgttgatgctgacgacgacgaccgcgcgacccacaccatcgccgggaataaaatttccggtaggagctccgccgatgccgaaggtggtaccatggtctggtcttcgcgacatctcgaacgaaatggctcgcgcgcgcggaagagctgctttcttgtaatcaatacaGTTggacctgtagccacgcccctttggtgagtgtttgacagttacacaatatttgcagtcataccggacaacaaagaggagggactaatgagccatctttattggttataagaaaactgctctaccCCGCGCGCTTGGCGCAATCAGCCTCATTCCAGTtcaagacagcagcacgtacggacgtgtttttggTTCGcacaattttgacgtaaactacgtctaaggggaaaactcagatacagggtgtaaaaccgaaatttccaaattcgaaaccgtcacgaaattaggatagatttcaaatgctaatagcgtctttatctttcgctggattttcgagattcgcttatcaatagattcggaaactctccaacaatttgccaattctattgatactattgattattaacgtttaaactattgaaaatgtaatttatttccaaaccgggtgaaaaatttaattccgttcataaatcctcAACACAGACATCAGATTACAGTAACGTAAgagccttttgatccactgcttcgttttccctgtgtataaaaagccccatgtattgcgtgcgcgcgtcattttcattctggatgtaacggagaacggaccagcgcggttctagcgataacgcctgtggtttgatctgttgtggtaaaaacttatagacgattcaaatcaagcccaactcagcagctaaaactcatggatgaattgaatcatcgtattctttctgtatgtatgtagaatcacgagcgcgcgtcaaacggagaaactgcaaaaatgtattcgcatggatgactatctactgAAATTATATatctttctctgaatcgggatctcgtgattctactaccgacggaaaaaaatctgccatcaccaagcaattaagttttactttgatcaaaattcatctcgcctcaaattgtgacttaagagctactttcattgatggtagccaatcgttagtagaaattacggctttggcaggttttgttctattattgtcaggggttttctataactaatgatgctcaaatttggcctaaacattctttgcatatcaaagaatattgtggccaaatttcataaaattagtaaacaaaaaaccccgccgacaataatagaacaaaacttgccaaagccgtcattccccctacttcatacaagaaaatttaaactgagcgctgctaatgttaataacgacgaccgcgcgacccataccatcgccgggaataaaatttccggtaggagctccgccgatgccgaaggtggtatcaCGGTCTGcactccgcgacatctcgaacgaaatggctcgcgcgcgcgggagagctgctttc
The nucleotide sequence above comes from Armigeres subalbatus isolate Guangzhou_Male chromosome 3, GZ_Asu_2, whole genome shotgun sequence. Encoded proteins:
- the LOC134224951 gene encoding alpha-catulin, translating into MRAIGRVGQAVNLAVERFVTVGETIADDNPEIKQDMYDACKEARAAGSSIERLCDIAATDPVGYSPRPNPIDDRGPMIRAARTLLSSVTRVLLLADIVVVKQLLLAKDRVARTLSRLESVANFTEFVKAFSVFGAEMVELAHVTGNRQNDLKDERRRAQMSSARQVLERSTMMLLTSSRTCIRHPECPHSKENRDTVFCQMRRAMDLIHYVVKDGILETASERNVLRQVPEWDSERATAFTCLRHFSRLIEMSRPDYERRSSGSKTSSSMTAAVGPPPLGAKDCVSPTAVRDKETGIEYRRELTRRNSERDRDRNSIGHSREYSTREREFPKYDNKAELGISIFSSDTREQLLAALDKVCEKTQDFTDSAYTSHDYRENILLLCDRAKLELNQLMRIAVSMEQYPNASYDIEGAIESVLTAAQDLTTQLTLTAQDQSAELSHIIKAGIDIANSLRNIALNQEIDRLQECADRFHEHIDHILEVCKLLRQIALTETLQVQAKFTEINVRIYGPQVITAARALTSHPESKHAKDNLEVFVDMWQWLSTDVTTITKEVIDLAQTTTKADKTTEYLSLPRPGKHGTTSKPLKPTRLDSEEQEKIAKTGLEMKMVTNEMDAETDKWNGASEENNDIVKRAKNMSAMAFSMYQFTKGEGTLRTTQDLFTQAEYFAEEANRLYKVVRQFSYQVPAGAPKKELLDHLDKVPTYVQTLQFTVKDPTVGKAATFVKVDHVIQETKNLMNVISKVVSTCFDCANKIYELTGMPFDNRLINIPTVMTPIESSTLSRKSTKYKLDFSGLAGRAASGGARDEDGSSGLQGDSKGSTTSTEASM